The Candidatus Binatia bacterium genome segment AGTGGGCGCGTGCGCTTGGCGCCCGTCCTCGACCCCACGCTCGCGCGGCTCGCGTTTCGAGGCGAGCCGGGTGTGGCGTGGGAAGCGAGAGGAGCGGACGCGGGGTTGGTCATCGACCGTGACTCGATGCGATTGGCGGCAGTGCGCCCGCAGGTGGTGCGCCTCAACGCCGTCGATCTGACGCGTGAGCTTCGCGTGGTGAATGCGGCGGCCGAGGCGGTGGACATTGGGGATCTGGGAGCAGCGCTGCCGGCGGACGCCGTGGACCGAGCGCTGGCCCTGACACTGGCGGCCATTTGCGGCGACCTCGTCGGCGTGATGCAGGCGGCCCTCGATCTCTCGGTGGCATACGTGTCCACTCGCGTGCAGTTCGGTGTGCCTGTGGGAACGTTCCAGGCGGTGCAGCACATGGCCGCGGAAGCGCAGGTGTCGGTCGAGGCCGCCCGTGGGCTGGCGTGGTACGCCGGATGGGCGGTCGAAGAGCTGGACGCGCCGGAGGCCTTACTCGCGGCGCGCACGGCAAAAGCCTATTGCTCGGAGCACGCGCGCGAGGTGACCGAGACGGCGCTGCAGTTGCACGGCGGCGTCGGCTTCACCTGGGAACACATGACTCACCTGCTCGTGCGGCGCGCGCTGATCGGCCGCCAAACACTGGGTGACGAGCACGCGCAACTCGACGCGATCGCCTCGTTCCGGTCGGTCGCACCGTTGTGAGCCGAGGGAGCACGGATGGATTTTCGCGATAGCCAGGAAGAGCGCGACTTCCGCATCCAGTTCCGGAGCTGGCTTGCCGAGCATGCCGCGCGCGAGCCGATTCCCGTGGGACCGGACTCGCGCGCGGCGTTCCTCTTTGC includes the following:
- a CDS encoding acyl-CoA dehydrogenase family protein, with protein sequence MDASLTEEQEALRDSVARLAADLAPQSPAQLPPEGSGRTEWAQLGQMGLLGMRIPESAGGMPFSGVEAVLAAEELGKRLVPLPFIGSAICSSDLLAAAGASTELLESLASGRVRLAPVLDPTLARLAFRGEPGVAWEARGADAGLVIDRDSMRLAAVRPQVVRLNAVDLTRELRVVNAAAEAVDIGDLGAALPADAVDRALALTLAAICGDLVGVMQAALDLSVAYVSTRVQFGVPVGTFQAVQHMAAEAQVSVEAARGLAWYAGWAVEELDAPEALLAARTAKAYCSEHAREVTETALQLHGGVGFTWEHMTHLLVRRALIGRQTLGDEHAQLDAIASFRSVAPL